In Hydractinia symbiolongicarpus strain clone_291-10 chromosome 4, HSymV2.1, whole genome shotgun sequence, the following proteins share a genomic window:
- the LOC130642146 gene encoding uncharacterized protein LOC130642146: MASNDSLKSELEKLCECLICLDRMEDPRTLHCGHSFCKECLESLVKFEDNGVARIKCPNRCRDHVLPPNKRVDLISCSLPMKQMLGVMQQQHPLERQYVKCNEKDCPKAVEIYCKECLQYLCLKCSEQLHKSLSGHTLIHAKYSTKKESIEPYCVDHKCFQRYTCTSCDATFLCMYCKQLYHIDHNVSLLNTHVLKEYFTSQKLKLQNLKCDSGHVSAHADTLKKRLRNAKLCLINNFILKANETENMLLVKYDAKRKTILDDFKEINVHKQALLGQLELLEKKTDMQIMLESGKLVTDVESFMLSNQHLLESAEQVPTMQIATDFDIAGTLPLGFIDNTILECRIKGVNFSSEAPIELLNCDGIEEVTKDLLTCQLNDGNGNNILPWKRSGQLCEEAFLSGDEFNMSEVLYRMFQDVVRFGFSSYISSDQYIQHSAYVRSLFQARYNLVVDQCKCASCNTSMLPELYHCRICNIDLCSVCYRLNMGLLVPNHLKYHKMDYLSDVCATCKSYIVGKYIHCKVCNLNVCAYCYQTCKFKHDDQHQISVLKYNLGELIDCMSEEKELPLLTLHSRYFSDALKIGVGEWKNSFSNWDGKIQKNMKLAVARFSEEGLSNGMICNSCLVDLAGKWYRCLDCFDLDVCDLCYLKGIRKTEFTNGHDVKHTMMSFRYKCTNCRGFIIGSIYSCADCVKNELCTLCYKSKKFPSSHKSSHRNMRKHHNYACSGRELEHIADWPVDI, translated from the exons ATGGCCTCGAACGACAGTTTAAAGTCTGAGTTGGAAAAGCTTTGTGAATGTTTAATATGTTTGGATCGTATGGAAGATCCTCGAACACTTCATTGTGGACATTCATTTTGCAAAGAATGCTTGGAAAGTCTTGTTAAATTCGAAGATAATGGGGTGGCTCGAATTAAATGTCCGAATAGATGCAGAGATCATGTCCTGCCTCCAAATAAAAGAGTTGACTTAATCAGCTGTAGCTTACCAATGAAGCAAATGCTAGGTGTTATGCAGCAACAACATCCTTT GGAAAGACAGTATGTGAAGTGCAATGAAAAAGATTGCCCAAAGGCAGTGGAGATATATTGCAAAGAATGCCTTCAGTATCTCTGTTTAAAGTGCTCAGAACAGTTACACAAAAGCTTATCTGGCCATACCTTGATACATGCTAAATATTCCACAAAAAAAGAATCCATTGAACCATATTGTGTAGACCATAAATGCTTTCAACGATATACTTGCACAAGCTGTGATGCCACTTTTCTTTGTATGTATTGCAAACAATTGTACCACATAGACCACAACGTTTCTTTATTAAACACACATGTTTTGAAGGAATATTTTACCAGCCAAAAATTAAAGTTGCAAAATCTAAAGTGCGATTCTGGTCACGTATCTGCTCATGCAGACACATTAAAAAAACGATTGCGCAATGCCAAACTATGCctaattaataattttattctAAAAGCTAATGAAACTGAAAACATGTTATTGGTGAAGTACGATGCGAAGCGAAAAACCATTTTAGATGACTTCAAGGAAATAAATGTACACAAGCAAGCTTTATTAGGCCAACTTGAGTTATTAGAGAAAAAGACTGACATGCAGATTATGCTAGAATCGGGAAAACTGGTTACTGATGTTGAATCTTTTATGTTAAGCAATCAACATCTGCTTGAGTCAGCTGAACAAGTACCAACAATGCAGATTGCTACAGACTTTGACATTGCTGGAACACTTCCTTTGGGATTTATAGACAACACAATTTTAGAGTGCCGCATTAAAGGTGTAAACTTTTCATCTGAAGCACCAATAGAGTTGTTGAACTGTGACGGCATAGAAGAAGTAACCAAAGACTTACTGACTTGTCAATTAAATGATG GTAATGGCAATAATATCTTACCCTGGAAAAGAAGTGGTCAGTTATGTGAAGAAGCTTTTCTTTCAG GTGATGAATTCAATATGTCTGAAGTACTGTATCGAATGTTTCAAGATGTTGTGAGATTCGGATTTTCAAGTTATATTTCCTCTGATCAATACATCCAACATTCTGCATATGTTCGTTCGTTGTTTCAAGCGAGATATAACCTAGTGGTTGATCAATGCAAGTGTGCATCTTGTAATACCTCCATGTTGCCAGAGTTATATCATTGTCGCATTTGCAATATAGACTTGTGTTCGGTTTGCTATCGGCTGAATATGGGTTTGCTGGTGCCTAATCATTTGAAATATCATAAGATGGATTATTTGAG tgaCGTTTGTGCTACCTGCAAGAGCTACATCGTTGGAAAGTATATTCACTGCAAAGTATGTAACCTCAACGTTTGTGCTTATTGTTATCAAACGTGCAAGTTTAAGCATGATGATCAACATCAAATATCAGTTTTGAAATATAATCTTGGAG AACTTATTGACTGTATGTCAGAAGAAAAGGAATTACCGCTGCTGACTCTTCATTCAAGGTATTTTTCAGATGCTCTAAAAATAGGCGTTGGTGAATGGAAGAATTCATTTAGCAATTGGGATgggaaaattcagaaaaatatgAAGCTAGCTGTTGCAAGATTTTCAGAGGAAGGTTTAAGCAATGGAATGATTTGCAACTCATGCTTGGTTGATCTTGCTGGGAAGTGGTATCGGTGTTTAGACTGCTTTGACCTTGATGTGTGTGACTTATGCTACCTGAAAGGAATTAGGAAGACAGAATTTACAAACGGTCATGATGTGAAACATACAATGATGAGTTTTCG atacAAATGCACCAATTGTCGAGGATTTATAATTGGCTCGATTTATAGTTGTGCAGATTGTGTAAAGAATGAGTTGTGTACTCTGTgctataaatcaaaaaaatttccatCAAG tcaCAAGAGCTCTCACAGGAATATGAGAAAACATCACAATTatg CTTGTAGTGGGAGAGAGTTGGAACATATCGCTGATTGGCCTGTCGATATTTGA